The following proteins are co-located in the Cutaneotrichosporon cavernicola HIS019 DNA, chromosome: 3 genome:
- a CDS encoding uncharacterized protein (Neutral alkaline non-lysosomal ceramidase), with translation MLWLLYLLFLAVAVQAATGDQYLIGAGKGDITGPVVEVPFMGYANLEQKGTGLRQRLYARSFIIGDINNPADRFLYIVLDTIAGDTAIRNGILEGLQALGGDYALFHTGNVALVGTHSHSGPGGWHNYVLTQGYLDVGTGNVQDGAINRSLWAYLANPESERARYPNTTDTTMTLLRLKRADGKIQGILNWYAVHGTSAHNNNTHVTGDNKGVAAYLFEKEFSTSSDAAPGFVAGFSQANVGDTSPNVLGQWCTDGSGQCSLQTSTCGDGKSTGCHGRGPMWEKNDKGISSCYEIGRRQYATAKDILSSIDGGTPVTGPSVKAFHFFHDMRYFTFTRPDGSQGMTCPAALGESFAAGTTDGPGVGDFAQTINANPFWKFVGGALRIPSARQKACQGVKKILLDVGEMDVPFAWTANIVDIQILRVGQFVIIVSPAEVSTMAGRRWRDAIENATKSILPSPDPIVVLGGPANTYTHYAVTPEEYDIQRYEGASTLYGRDTLNAYINLTVGAIGFLSPTAKKPAPGPLPPDNRARSTTIIPPVMYDNAPLGRKMGQVLSQPRASYPRGMTVTAVFQGANPRNNLRLEGTFAAVEQQQADGRWVRVRDDSDWHLVYSWMRTDVVWGASTVQIDWETGDGADKGTYRIKYYGDQKMSFTGKIVAFEGTSNAFALT, from the exons GCCGCCACAGGCGACCAGTACCTCATCGGCGCAGGAAAGGGCGACATCACGGgccccgtcgtcgaggtcccATTCATGGGCTacgccaacctcgagcagAAGGGTACCGGCCTTCGACAGCGACTGTACGCGCGTTCATTTATTATTGGCGACATCAACAATCCCGCCGATAGGTTTCTGTACATTGTCTTGGATACGATTGCTGGCGACACGGCTATCCGTAATGGAATCCTTGAGGGCTTGCAAGCCCTCGGCGGGGATTATGCTTTATTCCACACGGGCAATGTCGCATTGGTCGGGACACACTCGCACTCGGGACCAGGCGGGTGGCACAACTACGTCCTAACCCAA GGATACTTGGATGTGGGTACGGGCAATGTCCAAGACGGGGCGATCAATCGTAGCCTCTGGGCATacctcgccaaccccgaGTCCGAGCGGGCAAGATACCCCAACACAACCGACACGACAATGACGCTTCTTCGCCtcaagcgcgccgacggcaaGATCCAAGGTATTCTCAACTGGTACGCTGTTCATGGCACCAGCGCACACAACAACAACACCCACGTCACCGGCGACAACAAGGGCGTTGCTGCTTACCTTTTTGAGAAGGAATTTAGTACGTCATCCGACGCGGCGCCGGGATTCGTGGCAGGTTTCTCGCAGGCCAATGTCGGCGATACATCACCCAACGTCCTGGGCCAGTGGTGTACCGATGGTTCAGGACAGTGTTCCCTCCAAACGAGCACAtgcggcgacggcaagtCGACGGGATGTCATGGCCGTGGCCCGATGTGGGAGAAGAACGATAAGGGAATTTCGTCGTGCTACGAGATCGGACGGCGCCAATACGCTACTGCCAAAGACATCCTCTCTTCCATTGACGGCGGAACACCCGTCACCGGGCCATCAGTCAAGGCGTTCCATTTCTTCCACGACATGCGTTACTTCACCTTCACCCGTCCCGACGGTTCTCAAGGCATGACCTGTCCCGCGGCCCTCGGCGAGTCTTTTGCCGCAGGCACAACGGACGGTCCTGGCGTGGGCGACTTTGCTCAAACTATCAACGCCAACCCATTCTGGAAATTTGTCGGGGGCGCACTCCGCATCCCGTCTGCCCGACAAAAGGCTTGCCAGGGAGTCAAAAAaatcctcctcgacgtcggtgaGATGGACGTACCATTTGCGTGGACGGCGAATATCGTCGACATCCAAATCTTGCGTGTTGGTCAAttcgtcatcatcgtcaGTCCGGCTGAAGTATCGACCATGGCTggtcggcgatggcgcgATGCCATTGAAAACGCAACAAAATCCATCTTGCCATCACCGGACCCCAttgtcgtccttggtgGCCCGGCCAACACGTACACTCACTACGCGGTGACTCCTGAAGAATACGACATCCAACGCTACGAAGGCGCCTCGACGTTATACGGCCGCGACACCCTCAACGCATACATCAACCTCACCGTCGGCGCGATCGGTTTCCTCTCCCCGACCGCCAAGAAGCCCGCACCCGGTCCATTACCCCCCGACAACCGCGCACGCTCAACCACCATCATCCCCCCGGTAATGTACGACAACGCCCCCCTCGGCCGCAAGATGGGCCAAGTACTTTCCCAGCCGCGGGCGAGTTACCCGCGTGGCATGACTGTTACCGCAGTGTTTCAGGGGGCTAACCCCCGAAACAACCTGCGTCTCGAGGGGACATTTGCGGCGGTCGAACAGCAACAGGCCGACGGAAGATGGGTCCGCGTTCGCGATGACTCGGATTGGCACCTCGTGTATTCGTGGATGCGCACCGACGTCGTTTGGGGCGCATCGACAGTCCAGATTGACTGGGAGACGGGAGACGGGGCGGACAAGGGGACGTACCGCATCAAGTACTATGGCGACCAGAAGATGTCGTTCACGGGCAAGATTGTTGCTTTTGAGGGCACCTCGAACGCATTTGCTCTTACCTAG
- a CDS encoding uncharacterized protein (Amidohydrolase) — MRGKVSLEEAFELPKYAAQTKQKAELYIAPNNRDRYFEEILNPCGNRLELSNKHGIGYTIYSIYSPGPQGWFDRKECEEYATECNDFIHGEIAKHPDRMGAFAALSMHDPNQAAAELTRCVKELGFLGALVNDVQHAGPEGETYIFYDQPEWDVFWQTCCDLDVPFYMHPEPPVGSYFKQQYEGRKYLIGPPVSFANGVSLHILGMIVNGVFDRFPKLKVILGHLGEHIPGDFWRIEHWFEHCSRPLAKSRGEVFAEKPLLHYFRNNIWLTTSGNFSTETLKFCVDHVGADRVLFSVDSPYEHIDVGCGWYDDNAKQIMAAVGGEKAYKDIGRDNAKRLFKLGAFHDSEA; from the coding sequence ATGCGCGGAAAGGTTTCTCTCGAGGAGGCATTCGAGCTGCCCAAGTACGCGGCCCAGACCAAGCAGAAGGCCGAGCTCTACATTGCCCCCAACAACCGCGACCGTTACTTTGAGGAGATCCTCAACCCCTGCGGCAACCGTCTCGAACTTTCGAACAAGCACGGTATCGGCTACACGATCTACTCAATCTACTCGCCCGGTCCGCAGGGCTGGTTTGACCGCAAGGAGTGTGAGGAGTACGCGACCGAGTGTAACGACTTTATCCACGGCGAAATCGCAAAGCACCCGGACCGTATGGGTGCATTCGCCGCTCTGTCGATGCACGACCCCAACCAGGCCGCAGCTGAACTCACCCGTTGCGTCAAGGAACTTGGCTTCCTGGGCGCCCTCGTCAATGACGTCCAGCACGCCGGCCCAGAGGGCGAGACGTACATCTTCTACGACCAGCCCGAGTGGGACGTCTTCTGGCAGACTTGCtgcgacctcgacgtcccCTTCTACATGCACCCCGAGCCTCCCGTCGGCTCGTACTTTAAGCAACAGTACGAGGGCCGCAAGTACCTCATTGGTCCGCCGGTCAGCTTTGCCAACGGCGTCTCGCTCCATATCCTGGGCATGATTGTCAACGGTGTCTTTGACCGCTTCcccaagctcaaggtcaTTCTTGGCCACCTTGGCGAGCATATTCCGGGAGACTTCTGGCGTATCGAGCACTGGTTCGAGCACTGCTCGCGTCCCCTGGCCAAGTCTCGCGGAGAGGTGTTTGCCGAAAAGCCTCTCCTCCACTACTTCCGCAACAACATCTGGCTCACTACGTCGGGTAACTTTTCGACCGAGACACTCAAGTTTTGCGTCGACCACGTCGGGGCTGACCGTGTGCTGTTCTCGGTCGACTCGCCGTACGAGCacatcgacgtcggctGCGGGTGGTACGACGATAACGCAAAGCAGATCATGGCCGCTGTCGGCGGCGAAAAGGCGTACAAGGACATTGGCCGCGACAACGCCAAGCGTCTCttcaagctcggcgcctTCCACGACTCGGAGGCGTAG